The Phormidium sp. PBR-2020 DNA segment ATTCTTTTATAGTTCTCAATCTTTGGGAACCATCAACAATTTCTAACTTTCCTGTTTTGGGACGTTCCCAAAAGAACAAAAAAGGAATTGGTAATCCCATAAGTATAGATTCAACAAACCTAGACTTTCTTTCTTTTTCCCAGGTATACTCACGCTGGTACTCTGGTATTTCAAAATCACCATTATGTAGTTTCATGGCTAATAGCTCAATTGTGTACTCTGTGATGTAAAAATCAATTCTTTTAGATTGTTCATTGATCTCCTCTTCTACGCGTTCGAGATAGTCTTCTGTTGGGAAATCTGTACCGGATTGACTCATGGTTGTCAGGTTATTGAGATTTTTTGCAGATAGGTGCAAGCCGCCGACTTACTGCACACCATATCGGTATTGTAGCAGTGCAAAGGGTATGAAGGAAAGCACCCCCTGATCAGACAACTTTAATCGGCTTGTCAGCTATTCCTCGCTGTGACACGTAGAAGTTCTCCTGTTACATCCTTACACCCCGTTAGGAGGCCTCCGGCGGCTAGGGTCGTTTGTAACTGGTTTAAGGTGCTCTCGGTGATACGTTCACCGGGGATGAGGAGGGGAATCCCTGGAGGATAGGGGCAAATGAGTTCTCCAGAAATGCGTCCGAGGGCTTGGTGGCGAGGGAGGGGTTCTTTGGGGGCGAAATGGGCCTGACGAGGGCTGAGGCTGAGAGGGGGGAGTGGGGGTAAATGGGTGAGGGGGAGCGGGGTTGGGATTGGGGCGGATTGGGCGAGTTGTTGGATGGCTTGGAGAAGCCGATCGCCGTCTGGGGGACGGTTACCGACGGTGAGGGCAAAGGTGAGATGATGCAATTGGGGGAGTTCGCAGATGACGCCGAAGTCTGTGGTGAGTTGTTCATCGAGGGCGTAGCCGGTTTGTTGTCCGAGCCGTAGGGTGAGGCGGGTGAGATCGTCGGCGTGGGGGGAAAGGGCAACGGCGGGGAGTTGGCTGAGGTGCGATCGTAGATAGTGGGCTAGGTCTAAACAGGATTGTAACTGCTGGTGTCCTTGGCTGGCCATCTGTTGCCGGGCCATGTCTAAGCTGGCCAAAATCAGGGCGTTGGGGCTGGTGGACTGCACGAGGGGGAACGCGGCTTGGATGCGATCTGGGGAGATGCGATCGCCCTGATAATGTAACATCGCTCCCTGGGATAAGGCGGTTAAACTCTTATGGGTGGACTGAATCACCACATCGGCGTTGCTCTCTAAGGCGGAGGGGGGCAATTGAGGATGAAAGCCGAAATGGGCCCCATGGGCTTCGTCCACAATTAGGGGAATTTGATGACGATGGCAACAGTCCGCTAAGCTGGCAACATCGCTACAAATGCCGTGATAGGTGGGGGAGACGACTAAAACGGCTTTGATGTCAGAATTTTTGGTTAAGGTGGCTTCTAAGGCTTCTGGGGTGACCCTCAGTGCCATATCCCATTGGGGGTCATAGTCTGGTTGAATGAAAACAGGGTCAACTCCCGCTAAAATTAGGCCGGCGATCGCACATTGATGACTATTGCGGGCCAGGGCTAAGGTCTCGCCGGGGTTGCAGGTTGCCAAGATGGCGGCGATCACGCCTGCGGTGGAACCATTGGTTAAAAACCAGGTCTGTTTTGCGCCAAAGGCGGCGGCGGCTAACTCTTGGGCCTGGCGAAGGGGGCCCTGGGGTTGGAAGAGGTTATCGAGTTCCGGCAGTTCTGGCAAGTCTCCCTGAAAGACTGCATGGCCGAGCCATTCTTTTAAGGGTTGGGCAATTCCTTCTCCCCGTTTATGGCCGGGAAAGTAAAAGGGAGTTTGAGGGGTGTTGGCTTGAGCTTTAAGTGCGTTTAAAAAGGGAGTATTAGACTGCAAGGAAAAATCGAGCGTAAATGGATAAGAGATAGGTCGGGATGACCTTTTTCGCCTCTAGCAGTTTGGGTCTTGTCTTGGAGAGTTGGCAATTCAAGAGTTGGCGATTAGAATCACAAACTATTTACGATTAAACAGTTTATTCCAGATATTGATTACCCAGGTTTCTAGTTTTAATAACAAACTGTCGAGCCAATGTAATACGGTTTCTAGGGGATGTCGGACATAGCGAACATCATTGACATACGCCTCAATCCACTCGGGTTTAAACTCCGGCTGCCATTCCTGTTTGGCGTAGCGAGAAATTTGGTTTAGATCGGCTGACTGCTCTGAGTCTTGGGGGTGGGTTAAGGTTGAACTGGACGACCCAAATACTTGGGGTTTGCCTGATTTGGGAGCGTTGGGATAAACCATTTCTCCCGAGGAATCGGGCTGAAGGGGAGTTGTGGGAAATTCACCAAAGGGATTCTTGAGACTGACTCCTTCGGGGAGGGGGATGGCTGCTGTTGCGGCAGCGATGACGTCGAAGGGATGTTTGGCAG contains these protein-coding regions:
- a CDS encoding aminotransferase class I/II-fold pyridoxal phosphate-dependent enzyme; the protein is MQSNTPFLNALKAQANTPQTPFYFPGHKRGEGIAQPLKEWLGHAVFQGDLPELPELDNLFQPQGPLRQAQELAAAAFGAKQTWFLTNGSTAGVIAAILATCNPGETLALARNSHQCAIAGLILAGVDPVFIQPDYDPQWDMALRVTPEALEATLTKNSDIKAVLVVSPTYHGICSDVASLADCCHRHQIPLIVDEAHGAHFGFHPQLPPSALESNADVVIQSTHKSLTALSQGAMLHYQGDRISPDRIQAAFPLVQSTSPNALILASLDMARQQMASQGHQQLQSCLDLAHYLRSHLSQLPAVALSPHADDLTRLTLRLGQQTGYALDEQLTTDFGVICELPQLHHLTFALTVGNRPPDGDRLLQAIQQLAQSAPIPTPLPLTHLPPLPPLSLSPRQAHFAPKEPLPRHQALGRISGELICPYPPGIPLLIPGERITESTLNQLQTTLAAGGLLTGCKDVTGELLRVTARNS